One part of the Methanomassiliicoccales archaeon genome encodes these proteins:
- a CDS encoding carbon-nitrogen hydrolase family protein: MKIVLAQVASHVADKSKNIQTIERVVKKVDADLVVFSETFLTGYMCRDLFFKVAEGIEGESVRRIKKIAEEHCCGILFGMPLLDENLTSLVKNSAVLVSPDGYVQRYDKLSLANFGPFEEKLYFCPGDAPKLFELNRVKIGPIICYDIFFPEISKYYATLGAEVIICIAASPYTSKPYFERVIPARAIENTVYVIYVNQVGTQLNQVFFGGSQVANPRGDIIVRNKYYDEDITTVEVDPAEIRLARQMRPTLRNTFELSNILYSSSRE; this comes from the coding sequence ATGAAAATCGTATTGGCACAGGTGGCTTCTCACGTAGCGGATAAGTCAAAAAACATTCAAACAATTGAAAGAGTCGTCAAAAAAGTTGACGCAGACCTCGTAGTTTTTTCAGAGACGTTCCTGACGGGATATATGTGCAGGGATTTGTTTTTTAAAGTTGCAGAGGGAATCGAAGGAGAAAGCGTTAGAAGGATTAAGAAAATTGCTGAAGAACATTGCTGTGGTATTCTGTTTGGAATGCCATTGCTTGACGAAAACCTTACGTCGTTGGTCAAGAACAGCGCGGTTCTCGTCTCTCCAGATGGATATGTGCAAAGGTATGACAAGCTCTCACTTGCAAATTTTGGGCCATTCGAGGAAAAACTTTACTTTTGTCCCGGTGACGCTCCGAAGTTGTTTGAACTCAATCGCGTGAAAATCGGACCGATTATCTGTTATGATATATTCTTTCCAGAAATTTCAAAGTATTACGCGACTCTTGGGGCAGAGGTTATTATCTGTATCGCAGCTTCCCCCTATACATCAAAACCATACTTCGAACGCGTCATTCCTGCGCGGGCAATTGAGAACACGGTATACGTCATTTATGTCAATCAAGTGGGAACGCAGCTGAACCAAGTCTTTTTTGGAGGGAGCCAGGTGGCGAACCCCCGCGGAGACATAATCGTCAGGAACAAGTACTATGATGAAGATATAACTACTGTTGAAGTTGATCCTGCCGAAATTCGTCTCGCTAGGCAAATGCGCCCAACATTACGGAATACGTTTGAACTGAGCAATATTCTCTATTCGTCCTCTCGAGAATAA
- a CDS encoding NAD+ synthase, with product MRPELAEDTELVIKDFIRQKVEESGGNGVVVGLSGGIDSAVVSKLCADAIGSEKVLNLFMPTSVSPSSDKQDVIEFCKKFNMELKIVDISPAIEGFEKILSDLNRKELIGNIMARCRMIVLYHEANLRKRIVMGTSNKSELLIGYFTKFGDGGSDFCPIGDLYKTQVRELARRIGIPQNILEKTPTAGLWSGQTDEGEIGISYTDLDRILLGFEKNLSNDEISARTGLPIHVIERIWKMHRSTVHKRKMPLIPKIGIRTLGLDWRE from the coding sequence ATGCGACCGGAACTAGCTGAGGATACTGAACTAGTCATTAAGGATTTTATTCGCCAGAAGGTTGAAGAGAGCGGTGGAAACGGTGTCGTCGTTGGATTGAGTGGGGGTATTGATTCAGCAGTCGTCTCTAAATTGTGTGCCGACGCAATTGGCTCGGAAAAAGTGCTCAATCTCTTTATGCCTACCAGTGTTTCGCCGTCTTCAGACAAACAGGACGTGATTGAATTTTGCAAAAAATTTAATATGGAATTGAAAATCGTCGACATCTCACCTGCGATTGAAGGATTTGAGAAAATTCTTTCAGATCTAAACAGGAAGGAACTAATTGGCAATATCATGGCACGTTGCAGAATGATTGTTCTCTATCATGAGGCAAACCTCCGGAAGAGGATCGTCATGGGAACGAGCAACAAGAGCGAACTTTTAATTGGCTATTTCACGAAATTTGGTGATGGTGGTTCTGATTTTTGCCCAATAGGCGATCTGTACAAGACGCAGGTGAGAGAGCTAGCAAGAAGAATAGGTATTCCACAGAATATCCTTGAAAAAACACCAACTGCAGGATTATGGTCCGGACAAACTGATGAAGGAGAGATCGGTATCTCCTACACCGATCTCGATCGGATCTTGCTTGGCTTTGAAAAGAACTTATCGAACGATGAGATTTCAGCGAGGACGGGACTACCAATACACGTTATTGAACGGATATGGAAAATGCATAGGTCAACCGTTCATAAGAGAAAGATGCCTTTAATCCCAAAGATTGGAATTAGAACACTTGGACTCGACTGGCGTGAGTAG